Proteins co-encoded in one Dasypus novemcinctus isolate mDasNov1 chromosome 6, mDasNov1.1.hap2, whole genome shotgun sequence genomic window:
- the LOC101435937 gene encoding olfactory receptor 7A10-like — protein MEIRNKTQISEFLLLGFSEEPELQPLLFGLFLFIYLLTIFGNLLIILATITDSHLHTPMYLFLSNLSIIDICFISTTTPKMLVNIQTQSKAISYAGCLTQMYFFMLFAALDDILLAVMAYDRFVAICHPLHYVVIMNPQLCVLLLLVPWTISLLNSFLESLLVLQLSFCTHLKIPHFFCELKQMVQLACSDTFINDVVMNFVTGLLGVGPLAGILLSYSKIASSIHAISSAQGKYKAFSTCASHLSVVSLFYCSSLGVYFSPAVSHSTYSGAPASVMYTMVTPMLNPFLYSLRNKDIKRALKRFFGR, from the coding sequence AtggaaataagaaacaaaactcagatttcagaatttcttctccttgggTTTTCAGAGGAACCAGAATTGCAGCCCCTCCTTTTCGGGCTGTTCCTGTTCATTTACCTGCTCACCATCtttgggaacctgctcatcatcctggccaccATCACTGACtctcacctccacacacccatgtacctCTTTCTTTCCAACTTGTCCATTATAGACATCTGTTTTATCTCCACCACAACTCCAAAGATGCTGGTGAATATTCAGACACAGAGCAAAGCCATTTCCTATGCAGGGTGCCTCActcagatgtattttttcatgctctTTGCAGCATTGGATGACATCCTCTTggctgtgatggcctatgaccgttttgtggccatctgtcaccctctGCACTATGTGGTCATCATGAACCCACAGCTCTGTGTCCTGCTACTTCTGGTGCCGTGGACCATAAGTCTCCTGAATTCCTTCTTAGAAAGCTTACTGGTGTTGCAGCTGTCCTTTTGTACACACTTGAAAATCCCAcattttttctgtgaacttaaacAGATGGTCCAACTTGCCTGTTCTGACACCTTCATAAATGACGTAGTGATGAATTTTGTAACTGGGCTGCTGGGGGTCGGTCCCCTTGCTGGTATCCTTTTGTCTTACTCTAAAATTGCTTCCTCCATTCATGCAATCTCATCAGCTCAGGGgaagtataaagcattttccacCTGTGCATCTCACCTCTCAGTTGTCTCCTTATTTTATTGCTCAAGCCTAGGTGTGTACTTTAGTCCTGCTGTTTCACACAGCACATATTCAGGTGCACCAGCATCAGTGATGTACACCATGGTCacacccatgctgaacccctttctctacagtctgaggaataaagacataaaaagggCTCTGAAACGATTCTTTGGTAGGTAG